The Chelonoidis abingdonii isolate Lonesome George chromosome 21, CheloAbing_2.0, whole genome shotgun sequence genome contains a region encoding:
- the LOC116834662 gene encoding myosin light chain kinase, smooth muscle-like, which yields MSQEEDGRNKEAFEYHDVTINTVEKASDLYTQLEKLGAGKFGMVYKLQEKATGKIRAGKYFRTRTPQAREAACREVELMNLLHHPRLVQCLAAFQSQAELVMVMEYVAGGELFERIVDDDFEHTEPTSIQYMRQILEGIQYVHRQSIVHLDLKPENIVCVSMSSHWIKIIDFGLARRLDPNSPVKVMHGTAEFMAPEVIAFEPVGFTTDMWSIGVICYILLSGDSPFQGNSDMETLHNVTAAQWEFDEETFSEISQEAKDFISQLLQKDSRRRLPSDQALVHPWLRKTEQSDKKILSKERMRRFLAHQKWQKTGNAVVALRRMSRLAHKLDDPVTIPSAQEKGELGHSQEEDQIFTFLPQQIKQGPSMEPLKDQVAVEGSSTCLQWHVEGFPHPEVTWLWNNAPVQECLQLPIDCEENGSCSLAIARLSVEDTGHCVCSVGGEAECSARLMVQRGSNMQMPNTEEGPGTDQQ from the exons ATGGGAGAAACAAGGAGGCTTTTGAATACCATGACGTTACAATAAACACCGTGGAGAAGGCTTCGGACCTGTACACCCAGCTGGAGAAACTTGGGGC TGGGAAGTTCGGGATGGTTTACAAGCTGCAGGAGAAGGCCACTGGGAAGATCCGGGCGGGGAAATACTTCCGGACGCGGACACCCCAGGCGCGGGAGGCAGCCTGCAGGGAGGTGGAACTGATGAACCTGCTGCATCACCCCAGGCTGGTGCAATGCCTTGCGGCCTTCCAGAGCCAGGCGGAGCTGGTGATGGTGATGGAATA CGTGGCGGGCGGGGAGCTCTTTGAAAGGATTGTGGATGACGACTTCGAGCACACGGAGCCCACCAGCATTCAGTACATGAGGCAGATCCTGGAGGGGATCCAGTACGTCCATCGCCAGAGCATCGTCCACCTGGACCTCAAACCCGAGAACATCGTCTGCGTCAGCATGAGCAGCCACTGGATCAAAATCATCGACTTCGGTCTGGCACGGAGACTGG ATCCGAACAGCCCCGTGAAGGTGATGCATGGCACCGCAGAGTTCATGGCCCCGGAAGTGATTGCCTTTGAGCCGGTGGGATTCACCACGGACATGTGGAGCATCGGCGTGATCTGCTACATCCT GCTGAGTGGGGACTCTCCCTTCCAGGGAAACAGTGACATGGAGACGCTGCACAACGTCACAGCTGCCCAGTGGGAGTTTGACGAGGAGACCTTCtcagagatctctcaggaggCCAAGGACTTCATCAGCCAGCTACTGCAGAAAGACAGCCG CCGCCGGCTGCCCAGCGACCAGGCCCTGGTGCACCCCTGGCTACGGAAGACTGAGCAGAGCGACAAGAAGATTCTGTCCAAGGAGAGGATGAGGCGATTCCTGGCCCACCAGAAATGGCAG AAAACAGGCAACGCCGTGGTGGCCCTGCGGAGAATGTCCCGGCTGGCCCACAAGCTGGATGACCCCGTGACCATCCCCAGTGCCCAAGAGAAGGGAG AGCTGGGCCACAGCCAGGAAGAGGATCAGATCTTTACCTTCCTGCCTCAGCAGATCAAGCAGGGTCCCAGCATGGAGCCACTGAAGGACCAAGTGGCAGTGGAAGGCAGCAGTACCTGCCTCCAGTGGCACGTTGAAG GTTTTCCCCACCCGGAGGTGACGTGGCTCTGGAACAATGCCCCTGTCCAGGAATGTCTTCAGCTTCCCATCGACTGCGAGGAGAATGGAAGCTGCTCCCTTGCCATTGCGAGGCTCTCGGTGGAGGACACAGGGCACTGCGtgtgcagtgtgggaggggaggcagaatgCAGTGCCAGGCTGATGGTACAGAGAGGTAGCAACATGCAGATGCCAAACACAGAAGAGGGCCCTGGAACTGACCAGCAGTGA